taacattagcattcagcctCGTCCTAGCTCACACTTCTGTTTACATCATACGATAGGAAAGCCGTAAATTAAGCATTAGCTTAATTAAGCATTAGCTAACTAATGCTAAGCTTACGTTAGCTGTTATGTAATGGTAGCTATGGGTTATCACACATGGTgatttaccttgaaatatggcccaatgTTCATGAAGATTTTAACTATCCATTGTCTTATTGGTTGCTGATTAATCAGGGAGCTGTGAAATGATTACAATTAGTCAGATTCTCTGTCAGATACAGCATCATCCTTTTGAtaggaaaatggccaccatgtaATTATGGTCTGTTGAGGAAGTACAATTACAAGTTCTGTTTAAGAGGTATGAACATAGCAAGCTAAAAGCCGTATGAACATGAAGCTGCACTACGGTAGCTATTTGTGTGCTTGTTTTATTGAAAACTGACTCGTTTCcaaatctttctctctctgtgataGAGGGTCCTGTTGAAATTGGAATGAGTCTTGACATCGCCAGCATTGATGCCATCTCCGAAATTAACATGGTATACCGACCTTCCCACTTGATCTTGTGAATGTGATTAAAGAAATGAATGAGTAACAACATCATCTTTTCAGGACTACACCGCAACTATCTTCCTCCGTCAGCGGTGGCGTGATTCCAGGCTGGTGTTCCCGGGAAATGAGAGCGTCAGCGTGGACGGGCGCCTCGTGTCGCTGCTCTGGATCCCTGACACCTTCATCCCGGACTCCAAGCGCTCTTTCCTGCATGACGTCACGGTGGAAAACCGCCTCATACGCATCTTCAGTAATGGAACGGTTCTCTACGCCCTGCGGTACATGTCCTTTTTAATGGGGGGGTGAATTGATTTGACATTTACTAACATTTGATGCTCGTGCACGTGTCACAGATTCTGCAGAGCTTGTATGAGGAAAATGACCCGGAGAGGAGCAAATTAAAGGGTGCCGCTcatataaacatgtaaaaaaaaagattttaaaaaagggagaggaagaaaaaaaaacttgtttttcatgctgttttcATGATTGTCGTGGTAACCAACCGTGAACTGGCCCTGGGTTCTACACTTATGTATCATCAGTCAGTCATACTACTTCAGGGAATGCCACTGCATCTCTGAATTTTCCATGCCCTTCAAATTGTTCAGATTTTGTTAGTGCATATTTGCAGACCCCCCTACGGCCACAGAAAGAATTTGTCCTGACATCCAATCTGTCGTCACACTCGTACACATCTTTATTATGACTAAACGGCTTGATTTAGGACGGACAGGGCAGTATTGTGCAGGATACCCAGGCTATCCCTCATTCTTCATAAGTAGAGGAACACATTTTGATTCATAAATGCCGTAATGTCCGTGTTTGTCAATCTAAAATCTGACATGTTCTCACGTTTTCtcatgaaatttgtattttatacacagaaatataaaaaaagatgtcCTTAGCAATATTTCCAGTGTTGTTATGAGTAATACATTAGGAGAATAATTGGTTGTGAATGCTCTAGGCAGAATTTAGCGAGTAGAAGAACATACGTTCCTCCACACACTGAATTCTTTCTTCAACACTGAAACATGGTTTTCTGCAAACTTTTCTCCACTATTACTATTCATGTCAGTTATAATGCTCCATTTCTGAAATCCAGCCTCTTCTACATAATTAATTCATGAGACACAGAAATGACTGTTGctgccacttttttctttgtctttgttcttgTGGCTGTTGCTCCATTATTAAATACCGTGTCATACATCAAAGTAGTGACAGTGTTTTGGAAAGTTTCTAATGATCTCTGCTCTGAACACACAACAGCATCACAGCGACGATCGCCTGCAACATGGACCTGACCAAGTACCCCATGGACAGACAGGTGTGCACCCTGCAGCTGGAGAGCTGTGAGTACCTGTGAACTCCAACCATCCATCACGTGTGTAGCTGGACAtaaccatcaccatcatctcatcatcaccatcatcattttcatcatcagtgtAGTGAGTATCTAAAAGGAGAGATAATGTTGTCCTTGACAGGTCAGATTCATTGAAGGTTAATTATCaaacctttgtgtgtgtgtgtgtgtgtgtgtgtgtgtgtgtggtcagggGGCTACAACCTGCAGGATGTGGTGTTCTACTGGACCAGAGGGAACGATTCAGTGAAGGGTCTCGACACGCTGCGGCTGGCTCAGTACAGTGTAGAGACCTACTACACATCGGTGTCAGAGGCTGTGTATGAGACAGGTGAGATACTTCAACTCCCAGAATCCCCCTGACACGTGGAGTCTttataatatttctgtttttaaagggtaactccaccaattttacacagtgaagtttgtttacaggtcttggtaatctgataaattacccCCAgtcatgtcactcagtggctaaattgcattatgggtaatgcaggtgccaggttttgaaaaggaagaaggaagtgtgaaataaaaaaggcgatatctctggttcagCTGTatcaatttattgtttattcgactgcttttcaaaacctggcgcctacattaaccacaatgcaactcacccactgagtgacatcactggaggaaatttatcagattacatgcaactttctctggagccacaaacaAAGGTtatatactactactactactatatttttttcacatatgtggTAGTAATCACCAaaacctgtgaacacactttaatgtgtagaattggtggagttgccctttaataAACcgtgtctttctgtgtctcttcaCAGGACAATACCCCAAGCTGGTGCTACATTTTGCACTGCGTAGAAACGTGCTGTTCTTTATCTTGGAGACGTATGTTCCCTCCATCCTGCTGGTGGTTCTCTCCTGGGTGTCTTTCTGGATCAGCCAGTCGTCTGTTCCAGCCCGGACCTGCATTGGTCAGTACCACATCTCTTACTAAATTTCCCTGTTGGCACACTTGAATGCCTCCATCTGATTTATCACAGTAGATCATGTATTGATTGACCTTAAAGCCTATAATGTACTATCTCGCTGACAGACATGCCcaaagcagagaaaatgcaTTTGAATGCTGCATATTTAAATGGTTTTTGCAGCTCAAAACTAAAACATGATCTAGATTGAGGAAAATCTAATGAAGCCCCAAGTTGGCGGCTTCACCGTCACCATAGTCTAAACCCTCTGAATCATTTGTCCAAAAGAGACATAAATCAATCAAATGTAGtccattattcatttaaacATGGATTTTTTTAGCGGTTGGAGTTGatgtgaaacacattttgtgttttgtgtttcattaaTGATTTACTGAGACAGAAACCAGCAAGGTCAAAGAGCAACAgcaaaggcagagaaaaaataGTCAATAAAGTGATAATGGGCAGCAGTAGAGGATGGCCGAGATGATGACAAACTTTAATTGATTACCGATAAATGGATTGGAGATTCAGTCGTTATATTGAATCATCAAATCAACACTGTGACATATCTTCCAGGCGTGACAACTGTCCTGACGATGACCACACTAATGATGGGCGCCCGCACCTCCCTGCCCAATGCCAACTGCTTCATCAAGGCCATCGATGTTTACCTGGGAATCTGCTTCACCTTCATCTTTGGCGCACTGCTGGAGTACGCCTGCGCACACTTCTACACTATGCAGCACCAGACTATAGAGGATTTTCACAGGGTGAGGAAAgtgttaaatatataatatgtgacatttatgtattaaaattcctaaaaacaactagaacttcatacattttgttgagttgtgtacttacatcatcccaaatgtttccaaacttttatttcttcactttctgaTGATAATTGcagttcatttttcattgttttcaactaaaattcttacatattggtCCTTTAAGTATGTAATATGTTAtaatgaaaacactgtaatGTATCCCTGTATCAGGATCTTCTGAGGGAGTTCAATGAATCCAATGGAAACGGCTCCCTGCCCATCGTCACCTCCACCCAGCCGAACCAGTCGGTGGAGATCGGCTCCGCTGCAGACGAGCCCAAGGAGCAGGCAGCGCACAGTGACACTAGGAACAATGCTGCCTCAAAAGAGGAGACGGCAGGACAGGGCTGCAGCCTGTCTTCAGTGAGGAATGCATCCCGCCGGGTAGCATCCGTCTTCACCGTGGAAAACCCACACAACATCGATTGCCACGCTCGCACCGTTTTCCCTGCGGCGTTCCTCTTTGTCAATATCCTCTACTGGCTTTACTATCTcttcctctgagctgctgcatTGTTAATTTCATCATCCTGAAGCTGCTCTACCTCCTCATTCGAGACCCGATACCAGTTGCCACTGCCTGGAACTAAACTGATCAGATAGGCATTTTGTATCACATCTATAGAAAACCTTTTTGTCCCACAGAAAGGGCTATGAAGTGATGAAAAGCAGTTGAATTTCCTCTTTGTATCACACTCCATACTAAGCTATTATTGATTATGTATGAACGCCTGAATCTATCTTTACTGATGACaccatagaaaaaaaatgaggatGAGTTATTCACTTTCAGCAATAGGCTGCCTGAGCTGCATCACACTATACTGTGCTGCACTGAATTGCCTTCATTAACTGATGTAGATGTGTTTAAGCTTCATACATTGTTTATGTGAATTCAAAGAATAAATCCATGAATGAGAACGTGTTGTTGTATCATACCTTTTTtcaacaaatgaataaaaagatcAGATGTTTGAGAATAAGACACACATTTATTATTCCCTTATCCAGGTAGGTGAACAGTAAAGTGCAAAAGTCAACCACAGGTTCAGTTGAAAACTTGTTACGATGACACAGTGGAGATTTTCCCACTTGGGAAAGATTGGTTTGTATCACTTTGTTAGTCACTCAATTATCTCTATCAGGAGTATTTAACTGTTGTTGAATCTCTGCCAAACAGGCTCAAGTGGGAGTGGGATTTGGCTCCAAACAAATTATTCAGCAGGTGGTTTTTGCTGAGTAGCACAGCTTCACCCTGAAGGGGGAGAAACTAATGAGCGCAGCCAAAAATGATGATACACTCAGCACTCGATGGCACCTGGCTGAATACCTCTGATAGGCAAGTCTGAAGGTGATGATGAGAAATgaagtataaaagtataaaacatacagaaacagtAGTCATGGCTCACTCtgtacagacagaaaaaaacaacattatattatataaaaggCACACCATGGCTTAATCTGCCTCCATCCCCTTATTTTCCATCACTTTTCCTCACATGGCACCTTAATTTCACCGTGTGCAACACAGGAGGAGAACACAATCCTGTGTCACCTTTCAATCACACTGCTGCAGTCTCTGCATTCACTTTTCTTGTGACCTTCTTTCACAGACCCCCGCTCTCTctttcgtctttttttttttttttgccacatttTAACCACCAAAGACAATGAAAATACTTGGATACAGGACAGAGAGCAGTCTTTGGATTCCTCACATTTGGAGTTTTCCGTTCAGGAAGACAGAAGAGTAAATATTCAGTGAGCTGTACCTCCACCTAGTGGCTAATTTCTTTCATTACAGTTTATTTCCTCAAGTCTCTGCTTTGGGATGTAGATGGGAGGTTTTCCTAAGTAGGATTGGATGTCACAATAGTCGGATCTCGACGTTCATTCATTCTTTCTCCGGTCGTTTCCATGATTCTTCTCTTAGGTTCCTTTCTTTGACTCCCATTCCTGTAGCAACACAAAACATGGAGGTGATTTAGTAACTATGTGAAAATAAGGCGATCCTTCCAAGAAATTAATCTCAAGTGACCGCAGGTTAAATgcacagatgaaaataaaaaagctgtcCAAAACATCAACAGCACCAAATGCTAGTAATAATGTTAGTGCATTGTAATAAAggaaatgtgtgtatgtacatgcaGATTAAGCCAAAGAGTAATTTCCAGTTTATAGTAATGCAGTGAAATGGTAGAGCTAGGCAACATtgtttaacacaatatcttgaTATTTCAAAGAATTAAAGAAATGGCTTcacataaacatttttataatcaGAGCTATAAAAATAAGCTTGGTGAACAGTGCTTCATTGAgatttttatgaattaatttttagacaaaattaaacagaaatgcAAATGAAGAGGATGAATACTAAAGGTTATGGCGGTATGGCACTGCATTGTACCTTTATCATCACTAAAATCAACAAAGTAAGTTAGTACCGACACAAACTGGGCCAGGCTTGGACAAAAATTCAGATATAATATCAGGGTTCAGGTTGGGTTGGTCACATCAAATTAGATGGTGCTTTCAAGTTCTTTGAGTGAAGATATAGTGCCAAAATGAAAGTGTGAAAATAAGGGATATTCGGGTAAACAGGCAGGTAGCCATGGTAAAAACTGTCTCAgactcagacagaaaaatgatcACTCATTctcaaaatccaaaatccaaagctAGTAACTGCTTAAGATAATGCCATTTCAAGATTAATGACATGACTTATTTCTATCAGTTTCTTTTACATCTGTGCAGCAAAGTAATTCAATGACCAAGAAAAGGTGATAAAATAATGAGAACATCTCAGTTAGCAACTCCTAGAAATATCTTGCTATCATATTGCACCCATTCACTAAATCACCTACAATAGATCTGATGGTATCAGATTGTGAAAGCAGGAGCAGCTGAACAAAGTGATATCAAACAATAATCCCTCAAATTACATTCACACAAACCAGGTGCTCAATTGTAAGTGTTCAAAATGGCTGCACCAACACTGGGTTGTGTTGTGTCTATCTCATACTGTGTGAACTGTGAAACCCCATTAGATGATGATGACACATGCTGCTGTGATTCTACGAAACTCCTGTGAAGCATCAGAAAGTGACTGAAAGTGGAAGAAACGGTTAGAGTTACCTTTGCCTTCTGCATGACAGTTCCTGAAGAAGAAGCGTAAACAGATGGAGGTCTCCGACGCATCTCTAGAGCACAGTTTACTGGTAGAGACTCGCTGTAGATATTCTGCGTCTTTTTACTGGAGGCCTACGCAAAAAGTGAAGACGTAAATAAAAAGCGTGCGTGCAGGCAGGTATGAACATGTATTTCAGCAACAAATATACCTTAACAGGTGGTTTAGCCTCAAGAGGCGCACCCAGCGCTCCACCGGCCAGGCTCTTCTTGAGGTTTTCTTGGACCTGAGTCAGCCGCAGCTCCAGGTCCACCCTCTCCGCCTCTTTAGCTCGACAGGCTTCTTCCAGCTCGGACACACGCTTGTTCAGGGAggacttcctcctctctgctccacagaaacacaaagacaaacaaggaTAAACAAGGATTAGACAAATAGATTGTGTATTTCCATGTCCTCCTTCAGATGAAGTCTCAAATTCAGTAtgactttcagaataaagtacatttactcaagtactgtatttactgtaaatgcaaCTGATACTGTGCCTGTcagattaaacattttaatagaAAGTCTAGGCTTATTGTGATACCTTGTCGTAGAAAAAAGCCAAAAGttgtaaaaacattttgctACTTTACAATCTGGGGTGCTacttttcctaaaaaaaattatgattaCATCTTCCGCCATTGCTGGAAACACACTATGTGAAACTACAGGAAATTAATTAGACTAAGAAGGAATTTTCACATACGTCTTTTTtggtttaataataaaaaaaaacaattagatGTTTAATTTATGCCTGTAGGGAAACTCTCCTCACATGGCCCTTTAATAATGGAGGTCAGGGTCAGACACAGAGCATGGATACAGAACATCCACTTAAAATGGAAGAATTCTGGTTAATTTGCAGACAAAATATGACTTACTAACAAATACTTGCTTACTAAGACTTGTTGGCCCCATTTGTTCCTCCTCTCTTAAGATAATTAGCAGGAATCAAGGTGAAAACAGTAGGTGTATGTCTTAGCCATGCTGTTTATTTTGAGACTACAGTTTCTGGATACTGAAGAGCTACAGAGTTGTTTGGGAAATGAGTTCAGCAATGACTGAGAAGAATCTGTGTAGCATCTGCTCTCTGTTTTGATGTGTGTCTCCTTACCAGAGGCtgtcttcagctcctccttcagctctctcttctcctgtcgAAGGGTCACAAGTGCATTTCGTAtcccatccctctctctttccaggtcctctttctctttctggtAACGCTTGGCATCCTCCTCAGCTCGCGTTTTCCCATACCTTCCATATTGGTTGGCGTCTGGGTGGAGATGTGAGAAGTGAGCGAAGGTGAAGGGTCAAATGTGCAGGGGTTATgggaagaagacaaaacatcTCACGGCGATATTTCTGCATGTCTCTGTTAATATCTGTTAACTGCTCGCGTGACAAGTATGACGCCACCTCTCCATCTAGCACACAAATTTGAGCCTTTTAATAATTCAGACAAAGAATTTTGGGAGAGAACAACGAAATGACGCAtggataaaagataaaacacacacacactcctgcagagGGAGAGGTCAGGAGGCAAAACAGCGAATCTAATGCGAGTGTCCTATAAATCTCAGGTTACATCCTGAAGCTCTCAGCCCCGGAGAGCGCCGGCTCTTTGATGTGTCAGAACGTCACAGTGAACCGGCACTGAGGAGAGCACTGAGACGGACGACCACACCGATATCACTTTCCTAAACTCGGGATGCTCATCTCCGCAGAGGCCAACTGACAGCAAATGGGATAGGCGAGTGGAGAGAGATGAGATTATGGATGGAAAGTGAGAAGATGattgagaggagagagggaaaaggggAATATTGAGCCGGATACAAGCTCAAATTTTACGACTGTGAATTGGTACACCACTGAAAGGATTGGATGAGAAGTGTCAGCTATAAACTATATTAAGAAGTGCCATCTGTATTATTCTTGTTTCCCTCGCAGGGCAGCAGGCTGCTaccctgattttttttccgAGAGAGGCAGATGGAAAGCAGAGAGGGGTGTGAATCTGAAAAGACACAGGGGGGCAGCTTTTAAAAAGATCTGGTCCTACAAACGGTATACATCTCAGCGGTCTGGTTGGTTGTGAATTAATAGTTTAGATAAAAATGAACACTGTGCGGCTCTGTTTATCATTCCGTGTTATAATGCCTTGGATGCATGAATCATAATATTAAATATCACTGGAGGTATGGTAATGTTTCTTTGGAAAACCAACTAAGTGCACTTACTTGAGCCTGTTCGTTTGAGGGAGACGACAGGCTTGGTTCTGTCAGAGTCGCTGCTGGAGAAACTTGAGCGCCGCTTCCCCTGATTCCCAGACTGCTGCCTGCGGTTCTCCCCTGACTGGGTGGAGTTGGGAGGGAGTGGAGGGACATGACAGATGTGGCAGGATGCAAaaaggaggatgagagagagaagaaaaaggcaACGTTTGTATATTAGATTAAGCAGTAAACAAATCTTCAGATTTATTGAGTCAGAGagcaatgaaagtgtgtgtttgtaggcgATGAGAGGGATGCGTTTAAGTGTCTGTCAGTGGGGTTAAGAAAGAGGTTTACTGGCTGTAAAACTGCCGTGACCTCTAGCCTTCCTGTCACCGGTTTGAacgctttttctttttttgtctttttttccctctcccatGCCCACACACTGCTTTTTCTGGCCTACAAAAAGCCGTCATTGATAGGCGTGGAACAGagcactgtctgtctgttcgGCTGACTGATATGGAGAGTCATATTCAGACAGTGACAGTGCccaacagctgcacacacacagacatgcagcctCCAATCTTGTCACATCAAAGTAAAGCATCACACATGAGGTTTAAGTGAACTCGACAGTCTATGTGTGCGTCCCACCTGCATGTCCTCATTTGGGACCTCATCATATGTCCTGGAGTCCGTGGAGGTACTGCTGGAGGATGTGGCCCACCTAGGGTCAGAGGAAGAGGGGAAATGAAATCTGCGTGAGGTCTAAACATCATTGCATTGGTCAGCGGCCTCGCTTTGACCTCGTCCAAATATTCCACcacccccctctctttctcactcacaGGAAGGAATGCCGCGCAGCGTCGCGGATGTTAGCGATGGTTTCCACGTCAACGTAGTCGTAATGCAGTGACTCTGGATCTGTCGCGGAGCCGGTCTCAGCTAAGAGGACGCCGAGCCATCTTCCAAGTTCCTCAGAGCTGCTGGcctaaaaaagaaacaaatcagCTTTGAAAAACTCTGAAAAACATGATCATTAAATcattattcattgattttttttgggcCACTTGTGGGCAGCAGAAGAAGTTGTAAAATATACATTGACATGTTATGACCCTAACTGTTACTTGTTATgtatttacacattcagcagacatGGACACACATTAGCACTTAGTCGCATTTCTGTCCAGCCAGCAAATAAGTCTAACATTCaatctccttttagctctgttttggtctccaccaactcctaagcaaaatatctggctctttagctgctaaatgctttactgtgttcaccagctagcccagggctccagactaactttatACATGAGTAGCTGAAAGTTTTAGAAGCACCAGCATAACATTTAAGAGCACTACTTAAATCGGCATGCAATGCAACAGCAAAGTCGCACAGGTGCTCGTAGTTCTCAAATGTAGTTGCACtgtctccaaaaaaaaaagcaaaatgcgACTAAATGGTTGTAGTATGGAGCCCTGCAGCAGCTAATCTTGTTGGTCTGCTGTTTGATAGGTAGCTCACATTGGATTTATTAGGGCtttgtcattgaaaaacagCTGTCTGATGCTGCTAAAGATAAGGTTTGTGTGAGTGACTCAAAACAATGAAGCTgcaggctgtaaaaccaaaacaaagagctagaagatgctaaaatgctctggAGAGCTGAGGGCAACTGTGGATTTGGGTAATAATCCTCTATAAGTTTGTGAGTGACCCTCTTGGAATTACACATCAATGAAACCTCaagttaatataaaaatattgattagcgCAGCTTTAAAATAGGGAACAGGAGCTCTGTATTTTACCTCCAGAGCAGCCACCTCTGTGCAGTTCCGTAGAATTCGGAAGGCAAAGGGATGTTTGGGTCCAAGCCCCGGCACCACCTCGCAGCCATGGAGGGGAAGGGAAGGAAAGGCGGTCCGTGGGTCTCCTTTGTCATGATAGACGTGCAGGGAGcctctgcacacacaacacCACTGCTCCCGCCACACTTGATTAACCAGCAGCGACAGGTAGCCTGCATGGAGACGAGGAAAAGATATATGATGCATCTGCACACTTGGGGACCTGAAGAGCGACAATGGAGCGGGGTCTGACCTTGTCGAGGGTCGCTGTAAGATACCCGGGGATCTCCTGGCCGAGGTGGCTTCTTCTTGGAGAAGCTGATGATCCGTGTGATTTTACGGCCCGCGGCGAAAGCCCCACGTTTTACCTTGCCTACACC
This window of the Pagrus major chromosome 18, Pma_NU_1.0 genome carries:
- the gabrp gene encoding gamma-aminobutyric acid receptor subunit pi; its protein translation is MSVQLHALLILCLSFTLGGCTYPSHHWGEWNDSQLLPTIQKLMKGYNRYLRPNFNEGPVEIGMSLDIASIDAISEINMDYTATIFLRQRWRDSRLVFPGNESVSVDGRLVSLLWIPDTFIPDSKRSFLHDVTVENRLIRIFSNGTVLYALRITATIACNMDLTKYPMDRQVCTLQLESWGYNLQDVVFYWTRGNDSVKGLDTLRLAQYSVETYYTSVSEAVYETGQYPKLVLHFALRRNVLFFILETYVPSILLVVLSWVSFWISQSSVPARTCIGVTTVLTMTTLMMGARTSLPNANCFIKAIDVYLGICFTFIFGALLEYACAHFYTMQHQTIEDFHRDLLREFNESNGNGSLPIVTSTQPNQSVEIGSAADEPKEQAAHSDTRNNAASKEETAGQGCSLSSVRNASRRVASVFTVENPHNIDCHARTVFPAAFLFVNILYWLYYLFL
- the afap1l1a gene encoding actin filament-associated protein 1-like 1: MVGLSSTAVEAMEVLVNELGVLLKMLDQENLSSSTQEKKTSVWKLLQQIQPSVSGTDYIYMNSSVYRNGTSFVESLFETFDCEIGDLKDVTDDLKEEKSTQADTLKQQNCADSPAPHSADSPPPLPTTPPPEEYYEEAVPLSPGKLPEYIITRVRPSPPNSIEDGYEDAENNYPTTCVNTHRKNSYNDSDALSSSYESYEEDEEERSPGVRLTHQWPSDESSMPPARDCRICAFLLRKKRFGQWAKQLTVIRENRLQCYKSSKDTCPYVDLLLPQCTVVYAPKDSKRKHHELRFTLPNGDALVLAVQSKEQAHRWLRVVKEVSGQSTGPEESASPVIPRKTELDKRLSAERNTSDSDSVGVSTAENGRENGKVKRGAFAAGRKITRIISFSKKKPPRPGDPRVSYSDPRQGYLSLLVNQVWREQWCCVCRGSLHVYHDKGDPRTAFPSLPLHGCEVVPGLGPKHPFAFRILRNCTEVAALEASSSEELGRWLGVLLAETGSATDPESLHYDYVDVETIANIRDAARHSFLWATSSSSTSTDSRTYDEVPNEDMQSGENRRQQSGNQGKRRSSFSSSDSDRTKPVVSLKRTGSNANQYGRYGKTRAEEDAKRYQKEKEDLERERDGIRNALVTLRQEKRELKEELKTASERRKSSLNKRVSELEEACRAKEAERVDLELRLTQVQENLKKSLAGGALGAPLEAKPPVKASSKKTQNIYSESLPVNCALEMRRRPPSVYASSSGTVMQKAKEWESKKGT